A genome region from Flavobacterium sp. CFS9 includes the following:
- a CDS encoding cyclase family protein, with amino-acid sequence MIAKINNFEIDLSKPIDISIPLTNTDENPIAWYIEKPVIEPVVFGDWIGKVSEGKSSTNFNNIFFNPHGHGTHTECLGHITNDFYSINQCLKQFFFPAKLITIEPEKIGDDLVITKEHISTSLNVTHASTSLNGTRTSTSLNGTNDSPSSAKTIEALIIRTLPNQISKKSTKYSNTNPPYLSEEAAIFIRENGIQHLLIDLPSVDREHDEGKLLAHKAFWNVKDTHNLNSDARFNATITEMIFVADEIEDGEYILNLQIASFENDASPSKPLLFQISNLTM; translated from the coding sequence ATGATAGCAAAAATCAACAACTTCGAAATCGACTTATCAAAACCCATTGATATTTCAATTCCATTAACCAATACCGATGAAAACCCGATTGCCTGGTACATCGAAAAACCGGTCATTGAACCGGTTGTTTTTGGCGATTGGATTGGTAAAGTTAGCGAAGGAAAATCATCTACTAATTTTAATAATATTTTCTTCAACCCTCACGGACATGGAACACACACGGAGTGTTTGGGACATATTACAAACGATTTTTACAGTATCAACCAGTGTTTAAAGCAGTTTTTCTTTCCTGCTAAATTGATTACAATTGAGCCAGAAAAAATAGGTGATGATTTAGTAATAACCAAAGAACACATTTCGACTTCGCTCAATGTGACACATGCTTCGACTTCCCTCAATGGGACACGTACTTCGACTTCGCTCAATGGAACAAATGATTCCCCTTCGTCCGCCAAAACAATTGAGGCTTTAATTATTAGAACCCTTCCAAATCAGATTTCAAAAAAATCAACTAAATATTCCAATACCAATCCGCCTTATTTATCCGAAGAAGCGGCAATTTTCATTCGTGAAAACGGAATTCAGCATTTGTTAATTGACTTACCAAGTGTTGACAGAGAACATGATGAGGGAAAATTACTGGCGCACAAAGCTTTTTGGAATGTAAAAGACACCCACAACCTAAATTCCGATGCACGATTCAACGCGACCATTACCGAAATGATTTTTGTTGCAGATGAAATCGAAGATGGAGAGTACATACTAAATCTCCAGATTGCTTCGTTTGAAAACGATGCAAGTCCATCAAAACCACTATTATTTCAGATTTCAAATCTTACAATGTAA
- a CDS encoding GxxExxY protein yields the protein MSENELSRIVFNSALKVHQALGPGLLESAYEECLFYELKKLGLFIEKQKALPLVYEEVKLDIGYRLDILVENKLILEIKSVDCLNEVHFAQLLTYLKLTNCKLGLLINFNVCLIKNGIRRVVNNL from the coding sequence ATGTCAGAGAATGAATTATCGCGAATTGTATTTAACAGTGCATTAAAAGTCCATCAGGCTTTGGGACCAGGACTTCTAGAAAGTGCTTATGAAGAATGTCTTTTTTATGAATTAAAAAAACTTGGGTTATTCATTGAAAAGCAAAAAGCTCTACCCTTAGTTTATGAAGAAGTAAAATTAGATATTGGTTATCGATTAGATATTTTAGTAGAAAATAAACTAATTTTGGAGATAAAGTCAGTCGATTGTTTAAATGAAGTTCATTTTGCTCAATTATTAACTTATTTAAAACTAACCAACTGCAAATTAGGTTTATTAATCAATTTCAATGTTTGTTTAATAAAAAATGGAATCAGAAGAGTCGTAAACAATCTTTAA
- the hemW gene encoding radical SAM family heme chaperone HemW, which yields MSGIYIHIPFCKQACHYCDFHFSTSMKKKDEMVLALAKEIILRKNELIDSTRNGQQIETIYFGGGTPSVLSNTEINFLIETVYKNYNVVENPEITLEANPDDLSPERILELSKSPINRLSIGIQSFYEDDLKMMNRAHNSAEAKKCLEEATKYFDNISLDLIYGIPGMTDEMWKQNIETALSFGIPHISSYALTVEPKTALKKLIDTGKIAEPQDEAASNHFMILVDILQKNGFIHYELSNFGKEGYFSKNNSAYWLGKKYIGIGPSAHSFDGRKRGWNVANNALYLKAIQHDELPIEMEILTVSDRYNEYIMTGLRTIWGVSLERIENEFGSEYLNYLLKQSQKFLTDDLLSIEDNILRPTLKGKFLTDGIASDLFYIES from the coding sequence ATGAGCGGCATTTACATACACATACCATTCTGCAAGCAGGCTTGTCATTACTGTGACTTTCATTTTTCGACTTCTATGAAAAAGAAAGACGAGATGGTTTTGGCATTAGCCAAAGAAATTATCCTGCGAAAGAATGAGCTTATCGACTCCACTCGAAATGGTCAGCAAATTGAGACTATATATTTTGGCGGTGGAACTCCTTCTGTTTTGAGTAATACCGAAATAAACTTTTTAATTGAGACCGTTTACAAGAATTACAATGTTGTGGAAAATCCGGAGATCACGCTCGAAGCTAACCCGGACGATCTATCTCCCGAACGAATTCTAGAATTATCAAAAAGCCCTATAAACCGTTTAAGCATTGGGATTCAGTCCTTTTATGAAGACGATTTAAAAATGATGAATCGTGCTCATAATTCAGCGGAAGCCAAAAAATGTTTAGAGGAAGCAACAAAATATTTCGACAATATTTCACTGGATCTGATTTACGGAATTCCGGGAATGACTGACGAAATGTGGAAACAAAACATCGAAACCGCTTTAAGCTTTGGGATTCCACATATCTCAAGTTATGCTTTGACGGTGGAGCCCAAAACAGCTTTAAAAAAACTGATTGACACTGGTAAAATTGCAGAGCCACAAGACGAAGCAGCTTCCAATCATTTTATGATTCTGGTTGATATACTTCAGAAAAATGGTTTTATTCACTACGAATTATCCAATTTTGGAAAAGAAGGTTACTTCTCCAAAAACAATTCGGCTTATTGGCTAGGCAAAAAATATATTGGAATTGGACCTTCGGCTCATAGTTTTGACGGCCGGAAAAGAGGCTGGAATGTTGCTAATAACGCTTTGTATCTAAAAGCCATTCAGCATGATGAACTTCCTATTGAAATGGAAATTCTGACTGTTTCAGATCGTTATAACGAATATATCATGACAGGATTACGAACCATTTGGGGCGTTTCTCTGGAAAGAATTGAAAATGAATTCGGATCGGAATATTTGAATTATCTACTGAAACAATCTCAGAAATTCTTAACCGATGATTTGCTATCAATCGAAGACAACATTCTTAGACCAACTTTAAAAGGAAAATTTTTAACGGATGGAATTGCTTCAGATTTATTTTATATCGAATCATAA
- the ruvC gene encoding crossover junction endodeoxyribonuclease RuvC: protein MTKERIILGIDPGTTIMGFGLIKVTNKKMDFLQLNELQLSKYDNHYQKLKIIFERTIELIETHHPDEIAIEAPFFGKNVQSMLKLGRAQGVAMAAGLSRGIPITEYEPKKIKMAITGNGNASKEQVAKMLQQLLGLKELPKNLDSTDGLAAAVCHHFNSGKVIAGKSYSGWDAFVKQNEDRVKK, encoded by the coding sequence TTGACAAAAGAACGCATCATATTAGGTATCGATCCCGGAACGACCATCATGGGTTTTGGATTAATTAAAGTTACCAATAAAAAAATGGATTTTCTGCAGCTTAACGAACTGCAATTGTCCAAATACGACAATCATTACCAAAAATTAAAAATCATATTTGAACGTACAATCGAACTAATTGAAACGCACCATCCGGACGAAATTGCGATTGAAGCTCCTTTCTTTGGCAAAAACGTTCAATCGATGCTGAAATTAGGGCGTGCTCAAGGCGTAGCAATGGCAGCGGGGCTTTCGAGAGGAATTCCTATCACCGAGTACGAACCTAAAAAGATCAAAATGGCGATTACCGGAAACGGAAATGCCAGTAAGGAACAGGTAGCCAAAATGCTCCAACAGCTTCTTGGACTGAAAGAATTACCCAAAAATCTCGATTCAACAGATGGTCTCGCGGCTGCCGTTTGTCATCATTTTAATTCCGGTAAAGTTATTGCCGGTAAAAGTTATTCGGGTTGGGATGCTTTTGTGAAACAGAATGAAGATCGAGTTAAAAAATAG
- a CDS encoding lysylphosphatidylglycerol synthase domain-containing protein yields the protein MISIPHKAKQFLVLLVKLLIVGGAFYFIYNQLANNDQLDWQKFIVLFRKNQSVLGIGFILLLSVLNRYFEILKWQNLAKVIHEISLGEATKQVLAALTAGIFTPNGVGEYAGKALYYSKSEAKKVIFLNLICNGIQMILTVIFGVFGLLYFNAKYEIITTQTVAVLFGGFVLLLVVLFSLKKIKIKGYSIEKLVHKINEIPKPIHRKNIVLGILRYLVFSHQYYFLFLAFDVDLPYFTLIATIAVVYFLASSLPTFQFLDFAVKGSVAIYFFGILGVNEWIVVFISTLMWFLNVVLPVVIGVYYVLNFKTKTTE from the coding sequence ATGATTTCAATTCCACACAAAGCTAAGCAATTCCTTGTTCTTTTAGTCAAACTTTTGATTGTTGGCGGCGCATTTTATTTTATTTACAATCAGTTGGCAAACAATGATCAATTAGACTGGCAGAAATTTATTGTGCTGTTTCGTAAAAATCAGTCCGTTTTAGGAATTGGTTTTATATTGCTTTTGAGTGTTTTGAACCGTTATTTTGAGATCTTGAAATGGCAAAATCTGGCTAAAGTAATTCATGAGATTTCTTTAGGAGAAGCCACAAAACAAGTGTTGGCAGCTTTAACAGCAGGAATTTTTACACCAAACGGAGTAGGAGAGTATGCCGGAAAAGCGCTGTATTATTCAAAATCAGAGGCAAAAAAAGTAATTTTTCTGAATCTGATTTGCAACGGAATCCAGATGATCTTAACGGTGATTTTTGGAGTTTTTGGATTACTGTATTTTAATGCCAAATATGAGATTATTACCACTCAAACTGTTGCTGTTTTATTCGGAGGTTTTGTGTTGCTTTTGGTTGTTTTGTTTTCCTTGAAGAAAATAAAAATTAAAGGCTATTCAATCGAGAAATTGGTACATAAAATCAATGAAATCCCAAAACCTATTCACCGTAAGAATATTGTTTTGGGGATTTTACGTTATTTGGTTTTTTCACATCAGTATTACTTTTTGTTCTTGGCTTTTGATGTTGATTTGCCTTATTTTACTTTAATTGCTACCATCGCGGTAGTCTACTTCCTGGCTTCATCACTGCCTACTTTTCAGTTTCTGGATTTTGCGGTAAAAGGAAGTGTTGCGATCTATTTCTTTGGAATTTTAGGCGTAAACGAATGGATTGTAGTTTTTATCAGCACTCTGATGTGGTTTCTCAATGTGGTTTTACCAGTAGTAATAGGAGTTTATTATGTATTGAATTTTAAGACCAAAACTACAGAATGA
- a CDS encoding glycosyltransferase encodes MIWFLDAILSVYLITIAWLIYGFFKVKKYQNTGLKPQTSFTIIVPFRDEEENLPNLLERFSKLNYPNDLFEVILVDDNSKEKFHISHFTFHISQIDNIRVSNSPKKDAISTAMQLVKTDWVVTTDADCLVPENWLLTFDNYIQQNKVSMLAGAVTYECESSFLHHFQQLDLTSLQGATIGSFGLRKAFMCNGANFAYTKSLFEDLNGFDGNSKIASGDDVFLLQKTVDLFPDEVHYLKATAAIVSTKPTEDWKSLFYQRIRWAAKTSSYQSSFGKLLGLIVFLGNLSFVIGFCSVVFLILPYYFFVLFAFSKFTVDYILLYTTNRFLTKENIKSLFLSSLLYPFFSSAVALYSMFGSYEWKGRKFTK; translated from the coding sequence ATGATTTGGTTTTTGGATGCCATATTAAGTGTTTATTTGATTACCATTGCTTGGCTTATTTATGGATTTTTTAAAGTAAAAAAGTACCAAAATACAGGTCTTAAACCTCAGACAAGCTTTACGATTATAGTTCCGTTTCGGGATGAAGAGGAGAATTTGCCTAATCTTTTAGAGCGTTTTTCAAAATTGAATTACCCTAATGATTTGTTTGAAGTTATTTTGGTAGATGATAATTCTAAGGAGAAATTTCATATTTCACATTTCACATTTCACATCTCACAAATCGACAATATCCGGGTTTCGAATTCTCCTAAAAAAGATGCTATTTCGACTGCCATGCAATTGGTGAAAACAGACTGGGTTGTTACCACAGATGCCGATTGTCTGGTGCCTGAAAACTGGTTGCTGACATTTGATAATTATATTCAACAAAATAAGGTTTCAATGCTGGCAGGAGCTGTAACCTACGAATGTGAGAGTTCTTTTTTGCACCATTTTCAGCAATTGGATTTAACGAGTCTGCAAGGTGCTACTATTGGAAGTTTTGGGCTTCGAAAAGCTTTTATGTGTAATGGAGCCAATTTCGCGTACACTAAATCGTTGTTTGAAGATTTAAATGGATTTGATGGGAATAGTAAAATTGCCAGTGGGGATGATGTGTTTTTATTGCAAAAAACGGTTGATTTGTTTCCTGATGAAGTCCACTATTTAAAAGCGACAGCTGCAATTGTAAGCACAAAACCAACTGAAGATTGGAAATCATTATTTTATCAAAGAATTCGTTGGGCAGCTAAAACAAGTTCGTATCAAAGCAGTTTTGGAAAGTTATTAGGTCTTATTGTTTTCTTAGGTAATCTGAGTTTTGTAATTGGATTTTGTTCTGTAGTTTTTTTGATTTTGCCTTATTACTTCTTTGTTTTGTTTGCTTTTTCAAAATTTACAGTTGATTATATTTTACTCTATACTACGAACCGTTTTTTAACGAAAGAAAATATAAAGAGTTTGTTCTTAAGTAGTTTGCTGTATCCTTTTTTTAGTTCGGCTGTGGCTTTGTACAGTATGTTTGGTTCTTACGAATGGAAGGGAAGAAAGTTTACGAAATAG
- a CDS encoding DUF456 domain-containing protein has product MDLLLLLLGFICMIVGIFGSFLPVLPGLSSCWVGLLLLYLTKAVENNYWVLGITLLLTIVITILDYIIPAKGTKKFGGSSYGVWGTNIGLIVGIIAPIPFGVIIGPFVGALVGELIYDSTNHQRALKAATGSVLGFLASSFVNFLCCIIFLGIFISIVWQNRLLLF; this is encoded by the coding sequence ATGGATTTACTATTGTTGTTGCTTGGGTTTATATGTATGATTGTTGGGATTTTTGGTAGTTTTCTGCCTGTATTACCCGGATTGTCATCTTGTTGGGTGGGGTTGTTACTGCTGTACCTGACCAAAGCAGTTGAAAATAATTATTGGGTTTTAGGAATTACACTTTTGCTAACGATTGTAATTACGATTCTTGATTATATCATTCCGGCAAAAGGAACTAAAAAATTTGGAGGGAGTTCCTATGGTGTATGGGGAACCAACATTGGTTTAATTGTTGGTATTATTGCTCCCATACCTTTTGGAGTTATTATTGGACCTTTTGTGGGCGCTCTTGTTGGAGAATTGATTTACGATTCGACCAATCATCAAAGAGCGCTGAAAGCAGCAACAGGATCCGTTTTGGGGTTTTTGGCTTCGAGTTTTGTGAATTTTTTATGCTGCATTATTTTCCTGGGTATTTTTATTAGCATTGTCTGGCAAAATCGCTTATTACTGTTTTAA
- a CDS encoding DUF937 domain-containing protein, whose protein sequence is MTPNLQIELRRFISSNVVSKLNKFYFENDALLIKGIDVSIGTVLMGLYNRAEESDFYKGITSLIQDESTFYQEVDFTSGRILSVDDCYRLEGNSLLKEIFTNKKGRISEMISNEVGIKSETAREILNFSALLVVSYLKNNIQILESLKLLLEDQKRDILNSIPPGIKIILGFSCYETVEEKNQSIGRSIFTLFGHNFFSF, encoded by the coding sequence ATGACTCCTAACCTACAAATTGAACTTAGACGTTTTATTTCTTCTAATGTTGTTTCAAAGTTGAACAAGTTTTATTTTGAAAATGATGCACTTTTAATTAAAGGAATTGATGTTTCGATAGGTACAGTTTTAATGGGGTTGTACAACAGGGCGGAGGAGTCGGATTTTTACAAAGGAATTACTTCATTAATACAAGATGAATCGACTTTTTACCAGGAGGTAGATTTTACATCAGGACGTATTTTATCAGTTGACGATTGTTATCGTTTAGAAGGAAATAGTTTACTGAAAGAAATTTTTACCAATAAAAAGGGCAGAATTTCTGAAATGATTTCTAATGAAGTTGGAATCAAAAGTGAAACAGCCCGAGAGATTCTTAACTTTTCTGCTTTACTAGTCGTCTCTTATCTTAAGAATAATATCCAAATATTAGAGAGTTTAAAATTGCTTTTAGAAGATCAAAAAAGAGATATTTTAAACAGTATTCCTCCCGGAATCAAAATTATCCTCGGTTTTTCCTGTTACGAAACAGTAGAAGAAAAAAACCAATCTATAGGAAGATCTATTTTTACCTTATTCGGTCATAATTTTTTCAGCTTCTAA
- a CDS encoding pseudouridine synthase, producing MNNKEGNNKRGGSRPNSSRPNSSKPKPPMAKRAQGPKKVKPAVKAAEEQKAEKFKKQNQAPKRQKASDEIRLNKYISNSGVCSRRDADIYIQSGNVKVNGVPVTEMGYLVKLNDVVNFDGVTLTPEKKEYILLNKPKNFTTALDEGQEYRNVLELVRGSTTAKIAPIGRMDKNTTGLLLFTNDTDMIRKFTLPNQKSSKIYQVSLDKNLKFEDLEKISKGLVLDGHRVFVEEISYIEKEAKSEVGLKLRSSNVKVVRAIFENFDYDVLRIDRVSFAGLTKKNLPRGNWRFLTDQEVINLKNM from the coding sequence ATGAACAATAAGGAAGGCAATAATAAAAGAGGCGGTTCAAGACCAAATAGCTCCAGACCAAACTCTAGCAAGCCAAAACCTCCTATGGCGAAACGTGCTCAAGGGCCGAAAAAGGTGAAACCTGCTGTGAAGGCTGCCGAAGAACAAAAGGCAGAAAAATTTAAAAAACAGAATCAGGCTCCAAAAAGACAAAAAGCTTCAGACGAAATTCGTTTAAACAAATACATCTCAAATTCAGGGGTTTGTTCTCGTCGTGATGCCGATATATACATTCAGTCCGGAAATGTTAAAGTAAATGGGGTTCCGGTAACTGAAATGGGTTATTTAGTAAAATTAAATGATGTTGTAAATTTCGATGGTGTTACTTTGACTCCTGAAAAGAAAGAATACATCTTATTAAACAAACCTAAAAACTTTACTACAGCTCTTGACGAAGGTCAGGAATACCGTAATGTTTTAGAGTTAGTTCGCGGTTCCACAACGGCAAAAATTGCTCCGATTGGAAGAATGGACAAAAATACAACCGGTTTATTGTTATTTACCAACGATACGGACATGATTCGTAAATTTACTTTACCAAATCAGAAATCATCTAAAATCTACCAGGTTTCTTTAGATAAAAACTTGAAATTTGAGGATTTAGAAAAAATAAGTAAAGGCTTAGTTCTTGACGGACACCGTGTTTTCGTAGAAGAAATCAGTTATATTGAGAAAGAAGCAAAAAGCGAAGTAGGTCTTAAATTACGTTCTTCGAATGTAAAAGTGGTACGTGCTATTTTCGAAAACTTTGACTATGACGTATTACGTATTGACCGTGTATCATTCGCAGGTTTAACTAAAAAGAATTTACCGAGAGGTAACTGGCGTTTTTTAACTGACCAGGAAGTTATCAACCTGAAGAATATGTAA
- a CDS encoding geranylgeranylglycerol-phosphate geranylgeranyltransferase, which translates to MLSRQHKLLVMKIVSLFSVVRGYNIPIIVLAQYLSSIFILAPEKRALDILLDFNLFLIVFASAITIASGYIINNFYDSQKDLINRPNKSMLDRLVSQKTKLSVYFTLNFIAALMALIVSWRAFLFFSAYIFLIWFYSHKIKKYPIVGNLCAAFLAVVPFFAILLYFYNKISFEEIENHMSHFMVISSHAVFLFLLLLIREMIKDLENLKGDLANNYRTIPILYNETISKQIITVLTILTVIPVYILINIYDVGYMDIYFYVCFGVLLFFLIYLWKSNSKEQFLLLHNVLKFLIVSGVFCIVLINPAVLWHGKKLLLKI; encoded by the coding sequence ATGTTAAGCAGACAGCACAAACTTTTAGTAATGAAAATTGTTAGTTTGTTCTCCGTCGTGAGAGGCTATAACATCCCGATTATCGTTTTAGCTCAATACTTATCCTCTATTTTTATACTGGCACCGGAAAAAAGAGCACTGGATATTTTATTGGATTTCAATTTATTTTTAATCGTTTTTGCTTCCGCAATCACTATTGCTTCAGGTTATATTATCAACAATTTCTACGACAGCCAAAAAGATTTAATCAACAGGCCTAACAAATCAATGCTGGACAGATTAGTCAGTCAAAAAACAAAACTATCTGTTTATTTCACACTCAACTTCATTGCGGCCTTAATGGCGTTAATTGTTTCCTGGCGTGCTTTTCTATTCTTTTCAGCATACATTTTCCTCATTTGGTTCTACTCTCATAAAATAAAAAAATATCCTATTGTTGGTAATCTTTGTGCAGCCTTCCTGGCAGTAGTTCCTTTCTTTGCTATTCTGCTGTATTTCTACAATAAAATCTCATTTGAAGAAATCGAGAATCACATGAGTCATTTTATGGTTATCTCATCTCACGCTGTTTTCCTGTTTCTATTATTACTCATTCGGGAAATGATAAAAGATTTGGAAAACCTAAAAGGTGATTTAGCTAACAATTACAGAACAATTCCGATACTTTACAACGAAACGATTTCCAAACAAATCATTACAGTTTTAACAATCCTGACAGTGATTCCGGTTTATATTCTAATCAACATTTATGATGTGGGTTATATGGACATTTACTTTTATGTCTGTTTTGGCGTACTGCTATTTTTCCTGATTTATTTATGGAAATCAAACTCTAAGGAACAGTTTTTACTATTACACAATGTCTTAAAATTCCTGATTGTTTCGGGAGTATTTTGCATCGTATTAATTAATCCGGCTGTCTTATGGCACGGAAAAAAACTGTTGCTGAAGATTTAA
- a CDS encoding mevalonate kinase gives MKGPLFYSKILLFGEYGIIRDSKGLSIPYNFYNGALKKTEEPSAEAMASNASLKRFASYLEALQTEQPDLVAFDLTALKNDVETGMYFDSSIPQGYGVGSSGALVAAIYDKYATHKITVLENLTREKLLQLKNIFAQMESFFHGKSSGLDPLNSYLSIPILINSKDNIEATGIPTQSFDGKGAVFLLDSGIVGETAPMVNIFMENLKDKGFRTMLKNQFVKYTDACVENFLHGDMKSLFTNTKKLSKVVLNNFKPMIPEQFHGIWQNGIDTNDYYLKLCGSGGGGYILGFTEDLERAKASLKDYKLEVVYQF, from the coding sequence ATGAAAGGACCCTTATTTTACTCAAAAATATTACTCTTTGGAGAATACGGAATCATCCGCGACTCTAAAGGACTTTCTATTCCTTATAATTTTTACAACGGTGCTTTGAAAAAAACCGAAGAACCTTCGGCAGAAGCAATGGCGTCCAATGCAAGCTTAAAGCGTTTTGCATCTTATCTTGAAGCTTTACAAACAGAACAGCCGGATTTGGTTGCTTTTGATTTGACGGCTTTAAAAAATGATGTAGAAACCGGAATGTATTTCGATTCCAGTATTCCGCAAGGATACGGAGTAGGAAGCAGCGGTGCGCTTGTTGCTGCAATTTACGATAAATATGCTACTCATAAAATAACCGTTTTAGAAAATCTGACTCGCGAAAAACTATTACAGTTAAAGAATATTTTCGCTCAAATGGAAAGTTTTTTCCACGGAAAGAGCTCTGGTTTAGATCCTTTAAACAGTTATTTAAGCATTCCTATTTTAATCAATTCGAAAGATAACATTGAAGCAACCGGAATTCCAACTCAAAGTTTTGACGGAAAAGGGGCTGTCTTTTTATTAGATTCAGGAATTGTAGGTGAAACCGCTCCAATGGTTAATATTTTCATGGAAAACCTGAAAGACAAAGGTTTCCGTACCATGCTTAAAAATCAGTTTGTAAAATATACCGATGCTTGTGTAGAAAACTTTTTACACGGCGACATGAAATCGTTGTTCACTAATACTAAAAAGCTATCAAAAGTCGTTTTAAACAACTTCAAACCAATGATTCCGGAACAATTTCATGGGATCTGGCAAAACGGAATTGACACGAATGACTACTATCTGAAACTTTGCGGTTCAGGCGGAGGCGGTTATATTCTGGGCTTTACCGAAGATTTGGAACGCGCCAAAGCATCTTTAAAAGATTATAAATTAGAAGTCGTTTATCAATTCTAA
- a CDS encoding type II toxin-antitoxin system RelE/ParE family toxin, producing the protein MNLKVNFSKTAERNLDGILKFIEARWSEKSKKLFIIKFEKAISIVSMNPEIFPKSSVNKKYRKCVITKQSSLLYSYSANEIRVHTIFDTRQDPNKIKKDIK; encoded by the coding sequence GTGAATCTTAAAGTAAATTTTTCAAAAACTGCTGAACGAAATTTAGATGGTATTTTAAAATTCATCGAAGCCAGATGGTCGGAAAAATCGAAAAAGTTGTTTATTATTAAATTTGAAAAAGCAATTTCGATAGTAAGTATGAATCCTGAGATTTTCCCAAAATCATCCGTAAATAAAAAATATCGAAAATGTGTTATAACCAAACAATCGAGTTTATTATATAGCTATAGCGCTAATGAGATTAGGGTTCACACTATTTTCGACACCAGACAAGACCCAAATAAAATAAAGAAAGACATAAAATAA
- a CDS encoding diphosphomevalonate/mevalonate 3,5-bisphosphate decarboxylase family protein, translating to MFTAADFIPNTYTSSIENGNFEWSAPSNIALVKYWGKKDNQIPANPSVSFTLKNCKTITKLAFAKREASQESNFSFDLLFEGKPKEDFKPKIQKFLERIEVYLPFLKEYHFTIDTQNTFPHSSGIASSASGMAALAMNFMSLERLLNPEMTEDYFYQKASFLARLGSGSACRSVKGNLVAWGNQANIEGSSDLYGVEFPYAVHENFKNYQDTILLVDKGEKQVSSTVGHDLMHNHPYAERRFAQAHENLDQLITIFESGNLNEFIKIVESEALTLHAMMMTSMPYYILMKPNTLQIINAIWKFRNETQIPVCFTLDAGANVHVLYPENVTDKVLQFIQDELVVFCQNGQYICDEIGDGVIAL from the coding sequence ATGTTTACAGCAGCTGATTTTATTCCTAATACTTATACTTCATCCATCGAAAACGGAAATTTTGAATGGAGCGCACCCAGCAACATCGCGTTAGTAAAATACTGGGGAAAAAAAGACAATCAGATTCCGGCAAATCCTTCAGTAAGTTTTACCCTTAAAAATTGTAAAACGATTACTAAACTTGCTTTTGCAAAGAGAGAAGCTTCTCAGGAAAGTAATTTCTCCTTTGATTTACTTTTTGAAGGAAAACCAAAAGAAGACTTCAAACCAAAAATTCAAAAGTTCTTAGAACGAATTGAAGTTTATCTGCCTTTCCTAAAAGAATATCATTTTACGATCGATACTCAGAATACCTTTCCGCACAGTTCCGGAATTGCTTCGTCGGCCTCAGGAATGGCGGCTTTGGCAATGAATTTTATGAGTTTAGAGAGGTTACTAAATCCTGAAATGACCGAAGATTACTTTTACCAGAAAGCCTCATTTTTAGCCCGTTTAGGCTCCGGAAGTGCCTGCAGAAGTGTAAAAGGAAATCTGGTGGCTTGGGGAAATCAGGCAAACATAGAAGGAAGTTCGGATTTGTATGGTGTTGAATTTCCTTATGCTGTTCATGAAAATTTCAAGAACTATCAGGATACCATTTTGCTGGTTGATAAAGGTGAAAAACAAGTTTCCAGTACTGTCGGGCATGATTTAATGCACAATCATCCATACGCCGAAAGACGTTTTGCTCAGGCGCATGAAAATCTGGATCAGTTAATTACCATTTTTGAAAGCGGTAATCTGAACGAATTTATAAAAATAGTTGAAAGTGAAGCATTGACATTACATGCTATGATGATGACTTCTATGCCCTACTATATTTTAATGAAACCGAACACCTTGCAAATCATTAATGCCATCTGGAAGTTCCGAAATGAGACTCAGATTCCGGTTTGCTTTACACTTGATGCCGGAGCAAATGTTCACGTTCTCTATCCTGAAAACGTTACCGATAAAGTACTACAATTTATTCAGGACGAATTAGTTGTATTTTGTCAGAATGGTCAGTACATTTGCGACGAAATTGGAGATGGTGTAATTGCATTGTAA